One stretch of Jiangella gansuensis DSM 44835 DNA includes these proteins:
- a CDS encoding STAS domain-containing protein: MDLSLSTRTESGRSVVVVGGEIDVYTAPRLRDQLVELVDSGHYHIVVDMRAVEFLDSTGLGVLVGGLKRVGQHDGSLRLVCNSERILKIFRITGLTKVFPIHESLEEAVAASDGA, encoded by the coding sequence GTGGACCTGTCGTTGTCGACCCGTACCGAGAGCGGCCGCAGTGTGGTCGTCGTCGGGGGTGAGATCGACGTCTACACGGCGCCGAGACTGCGCGACCAACTCGTCGAACTCGTCGACTCCGGCCACTACCACATCGTGGTCGACATGCGGGCGGTCGAGTTCCTCGACTCCACCGGTCTGGGGGTGCTCGTCGGTGGGCTGAAGCGCGTGGGCCAGCACGACGGGTCTCTGCGGCTGGTGTGCAACTCCGAGCGCATCCTCAAGATCTTCCGGATCACCGGACTGACGAAGGTCTTCCCCATCCACGAGAGCCTCGAGGAGGCTGTCGCCGCCAGCGACGGTGCCTGA
- a CDS encoding sodium-translocating pyrophosphatase, with protein sequence MTGLNLSYVVVVALIAVAALAMAALFRREVLAASEGTENMKTIARAVQEGAAAYLNRQFRTLAIFVVLVFGLLFLLPGDTGVRFGRSLFFLVGAAFSAAIGYLGMWLSTRANVRVAAAARDEGRDPAMRVAFRTGGVVGMATVGLGLLGAAVVVLAYQEDAPTVLEGFGFGAALLAMFMRVGGGIFTKAADVGADLVGKVEQGIPEDDPRNAATIADNVGDNVGDCAGMAADLFESYAVMLVAALILGQAAFGQEGLVFPLIVPAIGALTAVLGIYLTRPRPGENGLTTINRSFYISAVVSAVLCAVAAFAYLPDTFAQLDGGLGDHDGDPRVLASVAVFLGIVLAGIILWLTGYFTGTDKKPTRDVGRTSLTGPATVILSGFALGLESAVYTALVIGAAVYGAFLLGAGSVVLSLFLIAVAGTGLLTTVGVIVAMDTFGPVSDNAQGIAEMSGDVDGEGAQILTELDAVGNTTKAITKGIAIATAVLAATALFGSYMDAIERELRNVAGDISGDDSFLLSIVSPNVLVGVIIGAAVVFLFSGLAINAVGRAAGAVVFEVRRQFREDPGIMAGTTTPAYGRVVDIVTKDSLRELATPGLLAALAPIAVGFGLGTGPLAGYLAGAIATGVLMAVFLANSGGAWDNSKKLVEDGLHGGKGSAAHDATVIGDTVGDPFKDTAGPAINPLIKVMNLVSVLIAPAIVTMSVGSGENDALRYSIAIAALVIIVAAVWFSKRRSTVIGEEEPAREQAAV encoded by the coding sequence ATGACCGGGCTCAACCTCTCCTATGTGGTCGTCGTCGCGTTGATCGCGGTGGCGGCCCTGGCGATGGCGGCGCTGTTTCGCCGGGAGGTTCTCGCTGCCAGTGAGGGCACCGAGAACATGAAGACGATCGCGCGCGCCGTGCAGGAGGGCGCCGCGGCCTACCTCAACCGCCAGTTCCGAACGCTCGCCATCTTCGTGGTGCTGGTGTTCGGCCTGCTCTTCTTGCTGCCCGGGGACACTGGTGTCCGATTCGGGCGGTCCCTGTTCTTCCTCGTCGGCGCTGCCTTCTCTGCCGCCATTGGCTATCTCGGCATGTGGCTGTCGACGCGCGCGAACGTCCGGGTGGCGGCCGCCGCCCGCGACGAGGGGCGCGACCCCGCCATGCGGGTGGCGTTCCGGACCGGCGGCGTGGTCGGTATGGCCACTGTCGGGCTGGGCCTACTCGGTGCCGCTGTCGTCGTCCTGGCGTATCAGGAGGACGCACCGACGGTGCTCGAGGGCTTCGGCTTCGGTGCGGCGCTGCTGGCCATGTTCATGCGAGTCGGTGGCGGCATCTTCACCAAGGCCGCCGACGTGGGTGCCGACCTCGTCGGCAAGGTCGAGCAGGGCATCCCCGAGGACGACCCCCGCAACGCGGCGACCATCGCCGACAACGTGGGCGACAACGTCGGTGACTGCGCCGGCATGGCCGCGGACCTGTTCGAGTCCTACGCCGTGATGCTCGTGGCCGCGCTGATCCTCGGCCAGGCCGCGTTCGGCCAGGAGGGCCTGGTCTTCCCGCTGATCGTGCCGGCCATCGGTGCGCTGACGGCGGTCCTCGGCATCTACCTGACCCGGCCGCGTCCCGGTGAGAACGGCCTCACCACCATCAACCGGTCGTTCTACATCTCCGCTGTGGTCTCGGCGGTACTGTGTGCGGTAGCCGCGTTCGCGTATCTGCCCGACACGTTCGCGCAGCTCGACGGTGGCCTCGGCGACCACGACGGCGACCCGCGGGTGCTCGCGTCGGTGGCGGTTTTCCTCGGCATCGTGCTGGCCGGCATCATCCTGTGGCTGACCGGCTACTTCACCGGCACCGACAAGAAGCCGACGCGGGACGTCGGACGCACGTCGCTGACCGGTCCGGCCACGGTCATCCTGTCCGGCTTCGCGCTGGGCCTGGAGTCGGCCGTGTACACCGCTCTGGTGATCGGCGCCGCCGTCTACGGTGCGTTCCTGCTGGGTGCCGGCTCGGTCGTGCTGTCGCTGTTCCTCATCGCGGTGGCCGGTACCGGCTTGCTGACCACGGTCGGCGTCATCGTGGCGATGGATACCTTCGGCCCGGTTTCGGACAACGCCCAGGGCATCGCCGAGATGTCCGGCGACGTCGACGGCGAGGGCGCGCAGATCCTCACCGAGCTGGACGCCGTCGGCAACACCACGAAGGCCATCACCAAGGGCATCGCGATCGCGACGGCCGTGCTGGCGGCGACCGCGCTGTTCGGTTCCTACATGGACGCCATCGAGCGGGAGCTGCGCAACGTCGCCGGCGACATCTCCGGAGACGACTCCTTCCTGCTGAGCATCGTGTCGCCGAACGTCCTGGTCGGTGTGATCATCGGTGCGGCGGTCGTGTTCCTGTTCTCCGGCCTGGCCATCAACGCCGTCGGCCGGGCGGCGGGAGCGGTCGTGTTCGAGGTCCGTCGTCAGTTCCGCGAGGACCCGGGCATCATGGCCGGCACCACCACGCCGGCGTACGGTCGCGTCGTCGACATCGTCACCAAGGACTCGCTGCGTGAGCTGGCGACGCCGGGTCTGCTCGCCGCGTTGGCCCCGATCGCCGTCGGCTTCGGCCTCGGCACCGGTCCGCTGGCCGGCTACCTGGCCGGTGCCATCGCGACCGGCGTCCTGATGGCGGTGTTCCTGGCCAACTCCGGTGGCGCGTGGGACAACTCGAAGAAGCTGGTCGAGGACGGTCTGCACGGCGGTAAGGGCTCGGCCGCGCACGACGCCACCGTCATCGGTGACACCGTCGGTGACCCGTTCAAGGACACCGCCGGCCCCGCGATCAACCCCCTGATCAAGGTGATGAACCTGGTCTCCGTGCTGATCGCCCCGGCCATCGTGACGATGAGCGTCGGCTCCGGCGAGAACGATGCGCTGCGGTACAGCATCGCGATCGCCGCTCTCGTGATCATCGTCGCGGCGGTCTGGTTCTCGAAGCGGCGCTCCACCGTCATCGGCGAGGAGGAGCCGGCCCGGGAGCAGGCGGCCGTCTGA
- a CDS encoding protein-tyrosine phosphatase family protein, with product MSAGWLDDDGLVTMPSGVTLRGRRIGATVSPADFALVLTGGPLPAWPHRRVDWPDFWIPRNRADALAALHEAYRRARDGERVEVMCLGGRGRTGTALAAIAILDGVPVGDAVGWIREHYNRHAVETPLQRLWLRTVR from the coding sequence ATGAGCGCCGGCTGGCTGGATGACGACGGACTCGTGACGATGCCGTCGGGGGTGACGCTGCGCGGCCGGCGGATCGGTGCCACCGTCAGCCCCGCCGACTTCGCGCTGGTGCTGACGGGCGGCCCGCTGCCGGCTTGGCCACACCGCCGGGTCGACTGGCCGGACTTCTGGATCCCCAGGAACCGCGCCGACGCGCTGGCCGCCCTGCACGAGGCGTACCGCCGGGCTCGCGACGGCGAACGGGTCGAGGTCATGTGCCTCGGCGGGCGCGGCCGCACCGGAACGGCCCTGGCGGCCATCGCCATCCTCGATGGGGTACCGGTGGGGGACGCCGTCGGCTGGATCCGCGAGCACTACAACCGGCACGCCGTGGAGACTCCCCTGCAGCGGCTCTGGCTGCGCACCGTCCGCTAG
- a CDS encoding TadE family type IV pilus minor pilin: MSWKAHPARGDPQRGMVTAELAAAFPALVVVLLGAVWAVTLAAAQLRCDDAAREAARAAARGEDATIIRQVAAEVAPDGADVDVQRSGGTVTVRVSARMSMPGPLGDTVPAPTVRGSAVALDESG, from the coding sequence ATGAGCTGGAAGGCGCACCCGGCGCGGGGGGATCCCCAACGGGGCATGGTCACCGCCGAGCTCGCCGCGGCGTTCCCGGCGCTGGTGGTAGTGCTTCTCGGTGCGGTCTGGGCGGTCACCCTGGCGGCAGCACAACTGCGGTGCGACGATGCCGCGCGCGAGGCCGCGAGGGCGGCCGCGCGGGGCGAGGACGCGACGATCATCCGTCAGGTCGCGGCCGAGGTGGCACCGGACGGCGCCGACGTGGACGTGCAGCGCTCCGGTGGGACGGTCACGGTGCGGGTCAGCGCCCGGATGTCCATGCCCGGCCCGCTCGGGGACACCGTTCCCGCCCCGACGGTGAGGGGCAGCGCGGTGGCTCTGGACGAGTCGGGGTGA
- a CDS encoding DUF4244 domain-containing protein: MSKITNGAGRLLGRARSERGMTTAEYAVGTVAACGFGGILYKLLTSEPIQNLLSNVVERAFGVIGG, from the coding sequence ATGTCGAAGATCACCAACGGCGCCGGGCGGCTGCTCGGACGGGCACGCAGCGAGCGAGGCATGACCACGGCCGAGTACGCCGTGGGCACCGTCGCCGCGTGCGGCTTCGGCGGCATCCTGTACAAGCTGCTCACCAGCGAGCCCATCCAAAACCTGCTCAGCAACGTCGTCGAGCGGGCCTTCGGGGTGATCGGCGGATGA
- a CDS encoding DEAD/DEAH box helicase: MPRPNDLLDVLLSGPHRSGRVTHIESIPARAASPATWPEWVDPVVRGRFVTAGIVAPWTHQAQAASLAWSGRSVVVATGTASGKSLAYQLPALTAARSGRRAGGTTLYISPTKALAADQLRSLDELGVPDVVATTYDGDTPVELRDVARAHATYLLTNPDMLHHAMLPAHHRWAGFLRALRFVVVDECHGYRGVFGSHVAQVLRRLRRVCALYGASPTFVLASATTADPAHTAELLTGLPVEAVTVDGSPSGSKTFLLWEPPLSADDGTRRRSVLAETADLLADLVVADARTVAFVRSRRAAETVAGLARDALAPVDESLPGRVASYRAGYLAYERRGLEAALNDGSLVGLAATTALELGVDVSGLDAVLIAGWPGTRASLWQQSGRAGRAGQDCLAILLASDDPLDSYLVQHPEAIFGQPVEATVLDPDNPYVLAPHLCAAAAERPLTIADASVFGPSTDDVLATLEHRRLLRRRIKAETTWHWTRRERPTELADLRGSGGLVSLIELDTGRVLGTVDQVRAHSTAHPGAVYLHQGETYLIESLDLDEGVAMAIGGAPDYTTTARTVSTLRVLEESSSVDWGEAQLTLGSVEVSSQVVGYLKRALRSGEVLGEVPLDLPERRLRTRSVWWTLPDDAIAGAGVSAADAPGAAHAAEHASIGILPLVASCDRWDIGGLSTVLHPDTGLLTVFVHDGHPGGAGFAERGFHAAREWLAATREAVATCPCRDGCPSCVQSPKCGNGNEPLHKAGAVRLLDAVLAQAR; encoded by the coding sequence GTGCCCCGCCCGAACGACCTGCTCGATGTGCTGCTGTCCGGCCCGCACCGGTCCGGACGTGTCACGCACATCGAATCGATCCCTGCCCGGGCCGCGAGTCCCGCTACCTGGCCGGAATGGGTGGACCCGGTGGTACGCGGACGCTTCGTGACCGCTGGCATAGTAGCGCCCTGGACGCACCAGGCACAGGCTGCGTCGCTGGCGTGGTCCGGACGGTCGGTCGTGGTGGCGACCGGGACGGCGTCGGGGAAGTCACTGGCGTACCAGCTGCCGGCGCTGACGGCGGCCCGCTCGGGCCGGCGGGCCGGTGGGACCACGTTGTACATCTCGCCGACCAAGGCGCTGGCCGCCGACCAGCTGCGTTCGCTCGACGAGCTCGGCGTGCCGGACGTCGTCGCGACCACCTACGACGGCGACACGCCGGTCGAGCTGCGCGATGTGGCGCGCGCGCACGCGACGTACCTGCTGACCAACCCCGACATGCTGCACCACGCGATGCTGCCGGCCCACCACCGCTGGGCCGGATTCCTGCGGGCCCTGCGGTTCGTCGTCGTGGACGAGTGTCACGGCTACCGCGGCGTGTTCGGCTCGCACGTGGCCCAGGTGCTGCGCCGGTTGCGGCGGGTGTGCGCCCTCTATGGCGCATCGCCCACGTTCGTGCTCGCCTCGGCGACGACGGCGGACCCGGCACACACCGCGGAGCTGCTGACGGGCCTCCCGGTCGAGGCGGTGACCGTGGACGGCTCCCCGAGCGGTTCGAAGACGTTCCTGCTGTGGGAGCCGCCGTTGTCGGCCGACGACGGCACCCGGCGGCGCAGCGTGCTGGCCGAGACCGCCGACCTGCTGGCCGACCTCGTGGTCGCCGACGCCCGCACGGTGGCGTTCGTCCGGTCCCGGCGGGCAGCCGAGACGGTGGCGGGACTGGCCCGCGACGCCCTCGCGCCGGTGGACGAGTCGCTGCCCGGACGGGTGGCGTCGTACCGGGCCGGCTATCTCGCGTACGAGCGACGCGGCCTCGAAGCGGCGCTGAACGACGGCTCGCTGGTCGGTCTCGCCGCGACGACGGCCCTGGAGCTGGGTGTCGACGTGAGCGGACTGGACGCGGTGTTGATCGCCGGCTGGCCGGGGACCCGCGCATCGCTGTGGCAGCAGTCGGGCCGGGCCGGGCGGGCCGGACAGGACTGCCTCGCGATCCTGCTGGCCAGCGACGACCCGCTCGACTCCTACCTCGTCCAGCACCCGGAGGCGATCTTCGGGCAGCCGGTGGAAGCGACCGTCCTCGATCCGGACAACCCGTACGTGCTCGCGCCGCACCTGTGCGCGGCGGCCGCTGAACGCCCACTGACCATCGCGGACGCGTCGGTTTTCGGCCCGTCCACCGACGACGTCCTCGCCACCCTGGAGCACAGGCGGCTGCTGCGCCGGCGGATCAAGGCCGAGACCACCTGGCACTGGACCAGGCGCGAGCGGCCCACGGAGCTGGCCGACCTGCGCGGCTCAGGCGGCCTGGTCAGCCTGATCGAGCTGGACACCGGCCGCGTTCTGGGCACCGTCGACCAGGTGCGCGCCCACTCCACCGCCCATCCCGGCGCCGTGTACCTGCACCAGGGTGAGACGTACCTGATCGAGAGCCTCGACCTCGACGAAGGTGTCGCTATGGCGATCGGGGGCGCCCCCGACTACACGACGACCGCCCGCACGGTCAGCACGCTGCGAGTGCTCGAGGAGTCGTCCTCGGTCGACTGGGGCGAGGCGCAGCTCACCCTCGGCTCCGTCGAGGTCAGCAGCCAGGTGGTGGGCTACCTGAAGCGGGCGCTGCGCAGCGGCGAAGTACTCGGCGAGGTGCCTCTGGACCTGCCCGAGCGCCGGCTGCGCACCCGCTCGGTCTGGTGGACCCTGCCCGACGACGCCATCGCCGGGGCAGGCGTCTCCGCGGCGGACGCGCCCGGGGCCGCCCACGCCGCGGAGCACGCGTCCATCGGCATCCTGCCGCTGGTGGCCAGCTGCGACCGGTGGGACATCGGCGGGCTGTCCACCGTGCTGCACCCGGACACCGGCCTGCTCACCGTCTTCGTCCACGACGGCCACCCGGGCGGTGCCGGATTCGCCGAACGCGGCTTCCACGCGGCCCGCGAGTGGCTGGCCGCGACCCGCGAGGCGGTGGCGACCTGCCCGTGCCGCGACGGCTGCCCGTCCTGCGTGCAGTCGCCGAAATGCGGGAACGGCAACGAGCCACTCCACAAGGCCGGCGCCGTCCGCCTGCTCGACGCCGTACTGGCCCAGGCGCGCTGA
- a CDS encoding DMT family transporter: MNRFAALSPTATGALACTAGMTVVGTSIALAPFLAGYPVLAGQAWRYLLAGLVLVGVMVARGVPMPRPRLRQLGRLVLLAGTGLAAFNWLLIEGTQRSDPAFFAAVIGATPLVLALAGPLLDGGRVHARTVAGSVAVVAGILVVQGATTAPLGAVPYAVGFLLCEAAFTLLAVPLLRAWGPLRVSAAACLVAVPLLAGVAVMEPGADLVVPTVAEVATLGFLAVGTTAIAFLLWYGGVLRLGADRAGLFAGVMPIAGVLAGVVAGTSVWSPAALVGALLCGTGIAVGLRRGSGPAQFADGGRPSPAATQPVPAESGS, encoded by the coding sequence ATGAACCGCTTCGCCGCCCTGTCGCCCACAGCTACCGGCGCTCTGGCCTGCACAGCCGGGATGACCGTCGTCGGCACGTCGATCGCGTTGGCGCCCTTCCTGGCCGGCTACCCGGTACTCGCCGGCCAGGCCTGGCGCTATCTGCTGGCCGGGCTCGTGCTGGTCGGCGTGATGGTCGCGCGTGGCGTGCCGATGCCGCGGCCACGGCTGCGCCAGCTCGGGCGGCTGGTGCTGCTGGCCGGCACCGGTCTGGCTGCTTTCAACTGGTTGCTGATCGAGGGCACCCAGCGCTCCGACCCGGCGTTCTTCGCGGCCGTCATCGGTGCGACACCGCTGGTGCTCGCGCTGGCCGGACCGCTGCTCGACGGCGGCCGGGTACATGCCCGGACGGTGGCGGGCAGTGTGGCCGTCGTGGCCGGGATCCTCGTGGTCCAGGGCGCGACGACCGCCCCGCTCGGCGCCGTCCCGTATGCCGTCGGGTTCCTGCTGTGTGAGGCCGCGTTCACCCTGCTGGCGGTTCCCCTGCTGCGCGCGTGGGGCCCGCTGCGGGTCTCGGCCGCGGCCTGCCTCGTCGCCGTGCCGCTGCTGGCCGGGGTGGCCGTGATGGAACCAGGCGCCGACCTCGTCGTCCCGACGGTGGCCGAGGTGGCCACGCTGGGCTTCCTCGCCGTGGGCACGACGGCCATCGCGTTCCTGCTCTGGTATGGCGGGGTGCTGCGGCTGGGCGCGGACCGCGCCGGCCTGTTCGCCGGCGTCATGCCGATCGCTGGTGTGCTGGCGGGTGTGGTCGCCGGGACCTCGGTTTGGTCGCCGGCGGCGCTGGTCGGTGCGCTGTTGTGCGGCACCGGTATCGCGGTCGGGCTGCGGCGCGGCTCCGGTCCCGCGCAGTTCGCGGACGGCGGACGTCCAAGCCCTGCCGCCACGCAGCCGGTTCCCGCAGAATCGGGGTCATGA
- a CDS encoding Rv3654c family TadE-like protein has translation MSTASPRPAEAAAGSCWSSAGGLGSRGRRGDSQRGAGTVLVLLVVMVLMTALTGVGVLAAGHTARHRAAAAADLAALAAARRLASGTTDPCAEAAHIARANEAVLRECVVDGLEVEVQVRVATASALPWLPAQDRRARAGPGPPPGRS, from the coding sequence GTGAGCACTGCGTCCCCTCGTCCGGCCGAGGCGGCAGCCGGCTCGTGCTGGTCCTCCGCCGGCGGTCTCGGGTCACGCGGGCGGCGGGGGGATTCGCAGCGCGGCGCCGGGACGGTCCTGGTCCTGCTCGTCGTGATGGTCCTCATGACGGCACTGACCGGCGTGGGCGTCCTGGCGGCGGGCCACACCGCTCGGCACCGGGCCGCCGCGGCCGCTGACCTGGCCGCCCTCGCCGCGGCTCGCCGTCTGGCCTCCGGGACGACGGACCCGTGCGCGGAGGCGGCACACATCGCGCGGGCGAACGAGGCCGTGCTGCGTGAGTGTGTCGTCGACGGCCTGGAGGTCGAGGTCCAGGTCCGGGTCGCGACAGCGTCGGCGCTGCCGTGGCTGCCGGCTCAGGACCGCCGGGCTCGCGCCGGACCAGGACCACCGCCGGGCAGGAGCTAG
- a CDS encoding EamA family transporter yields the protein MTSPLGSIPAPGLVLGGIFSLQIGAGLAKGLFDTLPPTAVVFLRLAFSAVALIAVTHRAVRRSLRTASRRDVLLAVTFGLSLAMMNISIYESFSRIPLGIAVTIEFLGPLGVAVALSRRRLDLIWVGLAAVGVVLLARGGREGIDPVGVGFALLAAVGWATYILLGAKLGQRFPGSSGLTVASVVGAMAVLPIGLSTGGDSLWQADVLLLAAGIAVLSSVIPYSLELEALRRMPATVFGILMSLEPAVAALVGLVVLNEVLHAREWVAICLVVSACLGATRQPAGRTETEA from the coding sequence GTGACATCGCCGCTGGGGTCGATTCCCGCGCCAGGGCTGGTGCTCGGCGGCATCTTCTCGCTGCAGATCGGCGCCGGTCTGGCGAAGGGCCTGTTCGACACGCTCCCGCCGACCGCCGTGGTGTTCCTTCGGCTCGCCTTTTCCGCCGTGGCGCTGATCGCCGTGACGCACCGGGCCGTGCGGCGGTCGCTGCGCACGGCCTCGCGCCGGGACGTCCTACTGGCTGTGACTTTTGGGCTGTCCCTGGCGATGATGAACATCTCGATCTACGAGTCCTTCTCCCGCATTCCGCTCGGGATTGCGGTCACCATCGAGTTCCTGGGCCCGTTGGGGGTCGCGGTCGCGTTGTCACGCCGCCGCCTCGACCTGATCTGGGTGGGGTTGGCCGCGGTCGGTGTCGTGCTGCTGGCCCGCGGCGGACGCGAGGGCATCGACCCGGTCGGGGTCGGGTTCGCCCTGCTGGCTGCCGTCGGCTGGGCGACGTACATCCTGCTCGGCGCGAAGCTCGGCCAGCGGTTCCCCGGCTCGTCCGGGCTGACCGTAGCGAGTGTCGTGGGCGCGATGGCGGTGCTGCCCATCGGACTGAGCACCGGCGGCGACAGTCTCTGGCAGGCGGACGTTCTGCTGCTGGCGGCGGGGATCGCGGTGTTGTCATCGGTGATTCCGTACTCCCTCGAACTGGAGGCGCTGCGGCGGATGCCCGCCACCGTGTTCGGCATCCTGATGAGTCTTGAGCCGGCCGTGGCGGCGCTGGTCGGGCTCGTGGTGCTGAACGAGGTGCTGCACGCGCGCGAATGGGTGGCGATCTGCCTCGTGGTGTCCGCCTGCCTCGGTGCGACCCGCCAGCCGGCGGGCCGCACCGAGACGGAGGCCTAG
- a CDS encoding PLP-dependent aminotransferase family protein, with protein MASDAAAELAASWGPPPSTGKAVWLRSRVIDAIQTGRLLPGEALPGARDLAAALGVARGTADTVYAQLLDEGFIRSRPRRRPVVAGGVGAGAPALTPAVSSAPPPTPGVPDSALFPHRAWAAASRAAQAGLSAADLGYPDPAGHPRLRTRLAEWLSRTRGVAATPDQVHVTAGVSHALWLLTATLAAESWAVEQPCSPGTTHHLNHRPVGVDPVPIDDDGIDPALIPASSGVVLLTPSHQYPTGVQLSAPRRRALVDACRVAGRWIVEDDYDSHLAAPGVVPAAVQALAPELVILTGSLSKLLAPGLRMGWIVAPPAVAAQLRQQRQESDLGVSTVLQLTVAELISSGGLDRHLRRARREYDRRRELLTGRVAQLGYHVAGAPVGVHAFARTDGPDHRPGSALMREMANAGVPAVAVDDDRHSGVVISVAAAR; from the coding sequence GTGGCTTCGGATGCCGCGGCCGAACTGGCCGCCTCGTGGGGACCCCCGCCGTCCACCGGCAAGGCGGTCTGGCTGCGCTCCCGGGTCATCGACGCGATCCAGACCGGGCGGCTGCTGCCCGGCGAGGCTCTGCCCGGCGCCCGCGACCTCGCCGCCGCCCTCGGCGTCGCCCGCGGCACCGCGGACACCGTCTACGCCCAGCTGCTGGACGAGGGATTCATCCGCTCGCGGCCACGCCGCAGGCCGGTCGTCGCCGGTGGCGTCGGCGCCGGTGCGCCCGCCCTCACCCCGGCCGTCTCCTCCGCACCGCCCCCGACACCCGGCGTGCCCGACAGCGCGCTGTTCCCGCACCGTGCCTGGGCCGCGGCGTCCCGGGCCGCTCAGGCGGGCCTGTCGGCGGCGGACCTCGGCTACCCCGATCCGGCCGGGCACCCCCGGCTGCGCACCCGGCTGGCGGAGTGGCTGAGCCGCACCCGCGGCGTCGCGGCCACACCTGATCAGGTACATGTCACCGCCGGCGTCTCGCATGCGCTGTGGCTGCTGACGGCGACGCTGGCTGCCGAATCGTGGGCGGTCGAGCAGCCGTGCTCGCCGGGCACCACGCACCACCTCAACCACCGGCCGGTCGGCGTCGACCCGGTGCCCATCGACGACGACGGCATCGATCCGGCGTTGATCCCGGCCAGCTCCGGCGTCGTCCTGCTGACACCGAGCCACCAGTACCCCACCGGTGTCCAGTTGTCCGCGCCGCGGCGGCGAGCGCTCGTCGACGCCTGCCGCGTCGCCGGCCGGTGGATCGTCGAGGACGACTACGACTCGCACCTGGCCGCGCCCGGTGTCGTCCCGGCAGCCGTGCAGGCGCTGGCTCCCGAACTCGTCATACTGACCGGCTCGCTGTCGAAGCTCCTGGCGCCGGGGCTGCGCATGGGCTGGATCGTGGCACCGCCGGCGGTGGCGGCACAGCTGCGGCAGCAGCGGCAGGAGTCCGACCTGGGGGTGTCGACGGTGTTGCAACTGACGGTGGCCGAGTTGATCTCGTCCGGCGGGCTGGACCGGCACCTGCGGCGGGCCCGGCGCGAGTACGACCGGCGGCGTGAGCTCCTGACCGGGCGCGTCGCGCAACTCGGGTACCACGTGGCCGGCGCGCCCGTCGGTGTGCACGCGTTCGCCCGCACCGATGGCCCCGATCACCGGCCCGGCTCTGCTCTGATGCGGGAGATGGCGAACGCCGGAGTGCCGGCCGTCGCGGTTGACGACGACCGGCACTCCGGCGTGGTGATCTCGGTGGCGGCCGCCCGCTAG
- a CDS encoding fatty acid desaturase family protein — MTTDRMLDRRADPGARDDSGSAHPTTSAVSRRVRHVSTYTELSHRVRTAGLLRRRYGYYWSRITAAVLAFVGIWVAFAFLGDSWFQLILAAMLAVVLAQFGFLGHDSAHRQIFRSNRWNEWGARVMSGVFVGLSYGWWQSKHNRHHANPNKEDADPDVGPGVLAFTPAVADARRGLAARLTPRQGYFFFPLLLLEGLALHVASIQTILRQPLKHRWVEALFVGGRLGGYVTVLLVVLPPGKAAAFFGVQMGLFGLLLGGSFAPNHIGMPIVAPDQKIDFLRRQVLMSRNIRGGLAMDFALGGLNYQIEHHLFPNMPRPNLRKARPIVRAHCAEHKVTYTETSLLGAYRSVVRYLNQVGLRGRRDTFRCPLAMEFRG; from the coding sequence ATGACCACCGACCGCATGCTCGACCGACGAGCTGATCCGGGGGCCCGTGACGATTCCGGGTCAGCGCACCCGACGACGTCCGCCGTGTCGCGGCGCGTACGTCACGTCAGCACGTACACCGAGCTCTCCCATCGGGTCCGGACGGCCGGGCTGCTGCGGAGGCGCTATGGCTACTACTGGTCCAGGATCACCGCGGCGGTGCTGGCATTCGTGGGGATCTGGGTCGCCTTCGCGTTCCTGGGCGACTCGTGGTTTCAGCTGATCCTGGCCGCGATGCTGGCGGTCGTATTGGCACAGTTCGGCTTCCTCGGACACGACAGCGCGCATCGGCAGATCTTCAGGTCGAACCGCTGGAACGAGTGGGGCGCTCGCGTCATGTCCGGGGTGTTCGTCGGGCTCAGTTACGGCTGGTGGCAGTCCAAGCACAACCGCCACCACGCGAACCCGAACAAGGAGGACGCCGACCCCGACGTCGGCCCTGGTGTCCTGGCCTTCACGCCGGCCGTCGCCGATGCTCGCCGCGGGCTCGCCGCCCGGCTGACACCTCGCCAGGGCTACTTCTTCTTCCCGCTCCTTCTGCTCGAAGGGCTCGCTCTGCACGTCGCGAGCATCCAGACGATTCTGCGGCAGCCTCTGAAGCACCGGTGGGTCGAGGCGCTGTTCGTCGGCGGGCGTCTCGGCGGATACGTCACCGTGCTGCTGGTGGTGCTCCCGCCGGGTAAGGCCGCGGCCTTCTTCGGCGTCCAGATGGGCCTCTTCGGGCTGCTCCTCGGTGGGTCGTTCGCGCCCAACCACATCGGCATGCCTATCGTCGCGCCGGACCAGAAGATCGACTTCCTGCGCCGCCAGGTGCTGATGTCGCGCAACATCAGGGGCGGTCTGGCCATGGACTTCGCGCTCGGCGGGCTGAACTATCAGATCGAACACCACCTCTTCCCGAACATGCCCCGGCCGAACCTGCGCAAGGCGCGGCCGATCGTGCGTGCTCACTGCGCCGAACACAAAGTGACCTACACCGAAACCAGTCTGTTGGGTGCGTACCGAAGCGTCGTCCGCTACCTCAACCAGGTCGGCCTGCGCGGGAGAAGGGACACGTTCCGCTGTCCGCTGGCCATGGAGTTTCGCGGGTGA